The Seleniivibrio woodruffii genome contains a region encoding:
- a CDS encoding NifB/NifX family molybdenum-iron cluster-binding protein translates to MKICFPVEEDGGLDSPIYGHFGSAPGFVTFDTDTQRTGFINNRNAVHEHGACNPAAALAGAGVDAVIVGGIGHGAMLRLMDGGVSVYQAKDGAVKMDAENFMQNRLTKLGGNENLCGGGTHSCGH, encoded by the coding sequence ATGAAAATTTGCTTTCCTGTAGAAGAGGACGGTGGGCTGGACAGCCCTATTTACGGACATTTCGGCTCTGCGCCGGGTTTTGTGACATTTGATACCGACACACAGCGGACAGGGTTCATCAATAACAGAAATGCTGTGCACGAGCATGGGGCATGTAACCCTGCGGCGGCTCTTGCAGGGGCAGGTGTGGATGCGGTCATTGTTGGCGGCATAGGCCATGGGGCAATGCTGAGGCTTATGGACGGCGGAGTCAGTGTTTATCAGGCGAAGGACGGTGCCGTTAAAATGGATGCAGAGAACTTTATGCAGAACAGGCTGACAAAGCTCGGCGGAAATGAAAATCTCTGCGGCGGCGGTACTCACTCCTGCGGGCATTGA
- the uvrC gene encoding excinuclease ABC subunit UvrC encodes MFKPELKDVPENPGIYLYIGRNDEILYVGKAKNLKNRVSSYFTDLEHKPLKTLKMLEAARDFRFVVTTSEAEALLLENNLIKTEKPRYNVRLKDSKSYPYIRITDGEFPKLLITRESGHAGEYFGPYTEVAALRGITEEILRAFPLRTCTDTKFKEGRVCLKYQIKQCLGPCENLISRNRYSDMVKEVRDFFNGDYEGIKERLTAEMMRLSDRMDFEEAAKLRDRIRNIEKLFIKQTVVLAEDKRSIDVFVPHTFENVSGITVLFVRGGKLIGSRTDIFEDENPEEVLESYILQLYSSVVSFPEMISVFGLEETETLHDAVERSAGRKVVLRKRGFSQLYALGLENGKVQTELYMKKLSRRKDISLRLKEITDYEGEIKRVECVDISHLGGKGTVGVSVVTVDGEFAPPQYRKYRIKSAENDDFVSIYELFSRKFENIKEGSEPMADLYIVDGGIGQLNSALRAMEEQGMSVNFISISKGRSIKFMKDRQEDSIESIHLPGRKNALNLKKNNPVLLFVQKIRDEAHRFAITYSRKIALKDFKKSPLLDIEGMGEKSLKKILEVYPDIHNEKTLTPQKLSSMCKIPLPLAEKVVGFIKFV; translated from the coding sequence ATGTTCAAGCCTGAGCTGAAAGACGTTCCGGAGAACCCCGGAATCTACCTCTACATCGGAAGGAATGACGAGATTTTGTATGTCGGCAAGGCAAAAAATCTCAAGAACAGGGTCTCGTCATACTTTACCGATCTAGAACACAAACCATTGAAAACTTTGAAGATGCTGGAAGCCGCAAGGGACTTCCGGTTTGTGGTCACAACCAGCGAGGCCGAAGCCCTTCTGCTGGAAAACAATCTCATAAAAACCGAAAAACCCCGCTACAATGTCCGGCTTAAAGATTCCAAAAGCTATCCATATATCCGCATAACCGACGGCGAATTTCCGAAACTGCTTATCACCCGTGAATCAGGGCATGCGGGAGAGTATTTCGGGCCTTATACTGAGGTTGCCGCCCTGAGAGGCATAACCGAGGAGATTCTGCGGGCGTTTCCCCTGCGCACCTGTACTGACACCAAGTTCAAAGAGGGCAGGGTCTGCCTGAAATATCAGATAAAGCAGTGTCTGGGTCCCTGCGAAAACCTCATCAGCCGCAACAGATACTCGGACATGGTGAAAGAGGTTCGGGACTTTTTCAACGGCGACTACGAAGGCATAAAAGAGCGTCTGACGGCGGAGATGATGCGCCTGTCCGACCGGATGGATTTTGAAGAGGCGGCGAAACTCAGGGACAGGATACGCAACATAGAAAAGCTGTTCATAAAGCAGACTGTGGTTCTGGCGGAGGACAAGCGGAGCATCGACGTGTTCGTGCCCCATACTTTTGAAAACGTATCGGGCATCACAGTTCTTTTTGTCCGTGGGGGAAAACTGATCGGCAGCCGCACGGATATATTTGAGGATGAGAACCCTGAAGAGGTGCTGGAATCATACATATTACAGCTCTACTCGTCCGTTGTGAGCTTTCCGGAGATGATATCAGTGTTCGGCCTTGAAGAGACCGAAACCCTCCACGATGCAGTGGAGCGGAGCGCAGGCCGCAAGGTTGTTCTGCGAAAGCGGGGCTTCTCCCAGCTTTATGCTCTGGGGCTTGAGAACGGCAAGGTGCAGACCGAACTTTATATGAAAAAACTCAGCCGCAGAAAGGATATCAGCCTGCGCCTGAAAGAGATAACCGACTATGAGGGCGAGATAAAACGGGTGGAATGCGTGGACATTTCCCATCTGGGCGGCAAGGGCACAGTGGGCGTTTCAGTTGTTACGGTGGACGGTGAATTTGCGCCGCCGCAATACCGAAAATACCGCATAAAATCCGCAGAGAACGACGACTTCGTATCGATTTACGAGCTTTTCAGCCGTAAGTTCGAGAACATAAAAGAGGGCAGCGAGCCTATGGCTGACCTGTATATCGTTGACGGCGGCATAGGTCAGCTGAACAGTGCTCTGAGAGCCATGGAGGAGCAGGGGATGAGCGTCAATTTCATATCCATCTCCAAGGGTCGCTCAATAAAATTTATGAAGGACAGGCAGGAGGACTCCATCGAATCCATCCATCTGCCGGGCAGAAAGAACGCCCTGAACCTGAAAAAGAACAACCCCGTTCTGCTGTTCGTACAGAAGATACGGGACGAGGCGCACAGATTTGCCATCACATACAGCCGGAAAATCGCCCTGAAAGACTTCAAAAAATCGCCCCTTCTGGATATCGAAGGTATGGGCGAAAAATCCCTTAAAAAAATTCTTGAGGTCTATCCGGATATCCACAACGAAAAGACACTTACGCCGCAGAAGCTTTCATCAATGTGCAAAATACCTTTGCCGCTGGCGGAGAAAGTTGTCGGTTTTATAAAATTCGTTTAA
- a CDS encoding NifB/NifX family molybdenum-iron cluster-binding protein — translation MKLCFPVDAFQGMKSVITHHFGAAPCFITYETDTNEAGLIYAQDLQTSGSCNPSIELANQGVEVVITGGIGPGALHKLMDHGVHVFQAKDGIVENDLENYRKGCLSVYGYDQGKCDCNG, via the coding sequence ATGAAGTTATGCTTTCCTGTTGACGCATTTCAGGGCATGAAGAGCGTCATCACACACCATTTCGGTGCGGCTCCCTGTTTCATAACCTATGAAACGGACACAAACGAGGCCGGACTGATATATGCTCAGGATCTTCAGACATCAGGCTCCTGCAACCCTTCCATAGAGCTTGCGAATCAGGGTGTGGAAGTGGTTATTACGGGCGGAATCGGCCCCGGCGCACTCCACAAACTTATGGATCACGGAGTGCACGTTTTTCAGGCGAAAGACGGCATCGTTGAGAACGACCTTGAGAACTACCGTAAGGGCTGCCTTAGCGTCTATGGCTACGATCAGGGCAAATGCGACTGTAACGGCTGA
- a CDS encoding methyl-accepting chemotaxis protein: MKLSFRMKMLLPVIISVVAAFIAADLIIYNLMKGDIQAIAVSDAENLSHRYGNELKADVGEALAVSKSLSDTAELLTSHGGTVSRGEVLDMLERVLQKNPKFFDVWIVWEPNAYDGKDAELAGTQADGTNEKGQFCPMPYRDKGKIARSFTTSMYESGSVSDWYQKPLKTGQPYIAEPATYSFDGKDIMTVTVAYPFKSGGKVVGVAGVDLLLDDVENMVSAISIYDTGFAFLASGNLTLLAHKDKELEGKPLESPKAGEALEKGVSVSDFDSDHFIIYTPLKIDELNYTYLLGAEIPFSEIFSVLDVLKSTIFIIAVLATAAIIIIVFVTVNKLVKSLGGEPDDVIGVMRRVAGGDFTAEISTSAKDSDSLVYSVKEMTESLSRMIRELKLTADTLRTSSSDLSSGALELSAGMAEQSGSTAVIATAATEMNSTTNDIAKNLSDISEFARLTWEKVNSGKRAVEESLSGVMRIKDTVDESAELVQGLGRKSEEINNIVGVISDIADQTNLLALNAAIEAARAGENGRGFAVVADEVRKLAERTQQATTEISSLVAGTRTEVGRVTSSMGGVTGQVSTGVTSSEHVAKILSELEQEVAKLQSMVGNISSATHEMAATSDQIYNDIRGVANISSEVKNTADHIAENSSGLAEISDSLKRSMERFKVK; this comes from the coding sequence ATGAAACTGTCCTTCAGAATGAAGATGCTACTGCCGGTCATTATTTCAGTGGTTGCTGCGTTCATAGCCGCCGACCTTATCATCTACAACCTTATGAAGGGGGATATTCAGGCAATAGCCGTTAGCGATGCCGAAAACCTTTCACACAGGTACGGAAACGAGCTTAAAGCGGATGTCGGCGAGGCACTGGCGGTTTCAAAATCCCTGTCGGACACAGCGGAACTTCTGACCTCCCACGGAGGCACAGTGAGCCGCGGTGAAGTGCTGGATATGCTTGAGAGGGTATTGCAGAAGAACCCCAAGTTCTTTGATGTCTGGATAGTCTGGGAACCGAACGCCTATGACGGAAAAGATGCCGAACTGGCAGGAACACAGGCCGACGGAACAAACGAGAAGGGGCAGTTCTGCCCCATGCCTTACAGGGACAAGGGCAAAATAGCAAGATCGTTCACCACTTCAATGTATGAGAGCGGTTCGGTAAGCGACTGGTATCAGAAACCGCTGAAAACCGGACAGCCGTATATTGCCGAACCCGCCACCTATTCATTTGACGGAAAGGACATAATGACGGTCACTGTGGCCTATCCTTTCAAGTCCGGCGGGAAGGTTGTGGGTGTTGCGGGTGTCGACCTGCTTCTGGATGATGTTGAGAATATGGTATCTGCAATCAGTATCTATGACACAGGTTTTGCGTTCCTCGCTTCCGGAAATCTCACACTTCTTGCCCATAAAGATAAGGAACTGGAGGGCAAACCTCTGGAATCCCCCAAAGCCGGAGAGGCTCTGGAAAAGGGTGTGTCCGTGAGCGATTTTGACAGTGACCATTTCATAATCTACACACCTCTTAAAATTGACGAACTTAACTACACATATCTTCTGGGTGCGGAGATCCCCTTTTCGGAGATATTCTCGGTGCTCGATGTGCTCAAATCAACGATTTTCATCATAGCTGTTCTGGCCACGGCGGCTATAATAATCATAGTTTTTGTAACGGTTAACAAACTTGTCAAAAGCCTCGGCGGCGAGCCGGATGATGTCATAGGCGTTATGCGCAGGGTTGCCGGAGGTGATTTTACGGCTGAAATAAGCACTTCTGCAAAGGACAGTGACAGTCTGGTCTATTCGGTGAAAGAGATGACCGAAAGCCTCAGCAGGATGATAAGGGAGCTTAAGTTGACAGCGGATACTCTCCGAACGTCCAGCAGTGACCTCTCATCCGGTGCTCTGGAGCTTTCGGCGGGAATGGCGGAGCAGTCCGGAAGCACAGCCGTCATAGCCACTGCGGCAACGGAAATGAACAGTACCACTAACGATATAGCAAAGAACCTCAGCGATATATCAGAGTTCGCCAGACTCACATGGGAAAAAGTGAACTCAGGTAAAAGAGCCGTTGAGGAATCACTCAGCGGCGTTATGAGAATAAAAGACACAGTGGATGAGTCAGCTGAGTTGGTTCAGGGACTTGGCAGGAAGTCGGAAGAGATAAACAACATTGTGGGTGTGATAAGCGACATAGCCGACCAGACAAACCTCCTTGCTCTCAATGCGGCGATAGAGGCGGCAAGAGCAGGAGAGAACGGGCGAGGGTTCGCTGTTGTTGCGGACGAGGTGCGAAAGCTGGCCGAAAGGACACAGCAGGCCACAACGGAGATATCATCCCTCGTTGCCGGAACCAGAACGGAGGTGGGCAGGGTGACGTCGTCCATGGGCGGGGTCACAGGTCAGGTGAGCACCGGAGTTACCTCTTCCGAGCATGTCGCAAAGATTCTGAGCGAGCTGGAGCAGGAGGTCGCAAAACTTCAGAGCATGGTGGGCAACATATCATCCGCCACCCATGAGATGGCAGCCACCAGCGACCAGATCTACAACGACATCAGAGGAGTTGCCAACATTTCATCTGAAGTTAAGAACACTGCGGATCATATAGCTGAAAATTCTTCAGGACTGGCAGAGATTTCGGACTCGCTGAAAAGAAGTATGGAGAGGTTTAAAGTTAAGTAA
- a CDS encoding 2-oxoacid:acceptor oxidoreductase family protein — MARHQIRLSGSGGQGMITAGIILAAGAAVLEGKKAIQSQSYGPEARGGASKAEVIISDEEIYYPKVMAPDVLVALTQEAADKYSKDLVDGGILILDDLMVKTVPAGNWKVYMMPIIRTAAEKVGKAMVANVVTLGALNEICGFVKPETLEKAVLSRVPKGTEELNKNAINAGIELAKAAKAL, encoded by the coding sequence ATGGCTAGACATCAAATCAGACTCAGCGGTTCAGGCGGTCAGGGTATGATCACAGCTGGGATCATCCTCGCTGCCGGCGCTGCCGTTCTCGAAGGCAAAAAAGCCATCCAGTCTCAGTCCTACGGACCCGAGGCAAGAGGCGGTGCGTCCAAAGCTGAAGTTATCATAAGCGACGAAGAGATCTACTATCCTAAGGTAATGGCTCCCGATGTTCTCGTGGCTCTTACTCAGGAAGCAGCTGACAAATACTCTAAAGACCTTGTAGACGGCGGAATTCTTATTCTGGACGATCTCATGGTTAAAACAGTGCCCGCAGGCAACTGGAAAGTGTACATGATGCCTATCATCCGCACTGCCGCTGAAAAAGTCGGCAAGGCTATGGTTGCAAACGTTGTAACACTTGGCGCACTGAACGAGATATGCGGTTTCGTTAAACCCGAAACCCTTGAGAAGGCAGTTCTTTCCAGAGTTCCCAAAGGAACGGAAGAGCTGAACAAAAATGCGATCAACGCAGGTATCGAACTTGCGAAGGCCGCAAAAGCCCTTTAA